From Strigops habroptila isolate Jane chromosome 1, bStrHab1.2.pri, whole genome shotgun sequence, a single genomic window includes:
- the SBSPON gene encoding somatomedin-B and thrombospondin type-1 domain-containing protein yields the protein MGSAALSGALWLWLLWAGSGAGGSCSGRCCEGRDAACVGEGWREGGGYGTCYCDGGCRRAGDCCHDHDQACPALPCVVGEWSHWSGCAEQCQPDLRIRRRYVQREPRNGGEPCPALEEKAGCLEYLTYQGEDCGHEHVPAFITTSEYGKERKRRAVSSLWPSDKEAGYCVEFKTESLSQHCALENRPYARWMQYLREGYTVCVACQPPAMNADTHRCSGDGHNADGGKILHWEAVGNSQCQGTWKKIRQLEHCSCPLVHSFIFT from the exons ATGGGCAGCGCGGCGCTGTCGGGAGCgctgtggctgtggctgctgtgggcagggagcggggccgggggcagCTGCTCGGGAAGGTGCTGCGAGGGCCGGGACGCCGCCTGTGTCGGcgagggatggagggagggagggggctACGGGACCTGCTACTGCGACGGGGGATGCCGGCGAGCCGGGGACTGCTGCCACGACCACGACCAGGCGTGCCCGG CTCTTCCTTGTGTTGTGGGGGAGTGGAGTCATTGGAGTGGCTGTGCAGAACAATGTCAACCTGACCTGCGCATACGTAGGCGCTATGTACAACGGGAACCTAGAAATGGTGGGGAACCTTGTCCTGCCCTTGAGGAGAAGGCTGGCTGCCTGGAATACCTGACTTACCAGGGAGAGGACTGCGGCCATGAGCACG tccCTGCTTTCATAACTACCTCTGAATAcggtaaagaaagaaaacgaCGAGCAGTATCTTCTCTCTGGCCTTCAGACAAAGAAGCTGG ATACTGTGTGGAATTCAAAACAGAATCACTTTCACAGCACTGTGCTTTGGAGAATCGGCCGTATGCTCGATGGATGCAGTACCTCCGAGAAGGGTATACTGTGTGTGTAGCTTGCCAGCCTCCAGCTATGAATGCTGACACACACCGTTGTTCTGGAGATGGCCATAATGCAGATGG AGGTAAAATCTTACACTGGGAAGCAGTTGGCAACTCTCAGTGCCAAGGAACCTGGAAGAAGATTCGGCAGCTGGAGCACTGCTCATGTCCCCTTGTgcatagctttatttttacatga